Proteins from a genomic interval of Dunckerocampus dactyliophorus isolate RoL2022-P2 chromosome 5, RoL_Ddac_1.1, whole genome shotgun sequence:
- the asb15a gene encoding ankyrin repeat and SOCS box protein 15, with protein MNTYEEYGEDEINGYIIQRSIHDACQEAFLKSPASLAASTDENLRVLAAIEQGEVSTLREMLRHTSAFKEVDSRGWLPLHRVASQPVLEVLETVLACEGLSLEEKTGVGGETPLTLAVKGGLSRNVRSLLAHGASPHTANAKNESPLLLAVRAASYVMTSTLVSHGAWVEQVCRKKWTAMHEAAKVGHVDVLMLLLRNGGRVNQKDITGVTPLAVAAEHGHFAVTEILVNCGSRVNSQACNGESVLLDAAGSGNTSCIQLLLDNGANPNMPSITGHLPIHRAAYAGCYEALKMLIPLTTKKAIKEAGQSPVHSAAEGGQSRCLKLLLSRGFDVNYRMNTRNSENYRDMRKSALYFAVSNGDAECTRVLLAAGAKTDLDPLCCLLVAVRSGRYEIVKLLLAAKADVNCYFGVVSDTLFPTALQYCLKDQVMMRLLLNNGYKVERCFHCRHDDACQGTDEADEKIPFCDFMSLCCLVQLAGGVVRTLLDYVDHVHICSKLRLILEKQPEWTQIRDILSSPRSLGHLCRLTIRRRLTLKRLNDTEVMNSDLFPPGLRSFILYRDLDLYKDNH; from the exons ATGAACACGTATGAAGAATATGGAGAGGACGAGATCAACGGTTACATCATCCAGCGCAGCATCCATGACGCCTGCCAGGAGGCCTTCCTCAAATCACCCGCCAG CTTGGCAGCATCCACCGATGAGAACCTGAGAGTGCTGGCGGCCATCGAGCAAG GTGAGGTGTCCACGCTGAGGGAGATGCTGAGACACACGTCCGCCTTCAAGGAGGTGGACAGTCGCGGTTGGCTTCCCCTCCATCGAGTCGCTTCCCAGCCAGTTCTGGAAGTCCTGGAGACCGTCCTAGCAT gtgAAGGGCTGAGTCTAGAGGAGAAGACTGGGGTGGGCGGAGAGACGCCGCTCACCTTGGCGGTTAAAGGCGGCCTGTCGAGGAACGTGAGAAGCCTGCTGGCGCACGGGGCGTCGCCGCACACCGCCAACGCCAAGAACGAGTCTCCTCTGTTGCTAG CGGTGAGGGCGGCGTCCTACGTGATGACGTCCACACTGGTGTCGCACGGCGCCTGGGTGGAGCAGGTGTGTCGAAAGAAGTGGACGGCCATGCACGAGGCGGCCAAGGTGGGCCACGTGGACGTCCTGATGCTCCTGCTGAGGAACGGCGGACGTGTCAACCAGAAGGACATCACCGGCGTGACGCCGTTGGCCGTGGCCGCAGAGCACGGACACTTCGCTGTCACGGAGATTCTGGTCAACTGTG GCAGCAGAGTGAACTCTCAGGCTTGTAACGGGGAAAGTGTGCTGTTGGACGCGGCCGGCTCAGGAAACACGTCCTGCATTCAGCTGCTGTTGGACAACGGAGCCAACCCCAACATGCCCAGCATCACCGGACACCTGCCCATCCACAGGGCCGCCTACGCCGGATGCTACGA AGCTCTGAAGATGCTGATTCCGTTGACCACCAAGAAGGCCATCAAGGAGGCGGGACAAAGCCCGGTCCACTCTGCAGCCGAGGGGGGTCAGAGTCGCTGTCTGAAACTCCTGCTGTCGCGAGGCTTTGACGTCAACTACCGTATGAACACCAGAAACTCAGAGAACTATCGCGACATGAGGAAGAGCGCCTTGTACTTCGCCGTTTCCAATGGCGACGCAGAGTGCACTAGAGTCCTGCTGGCAGCCGGCGCCAAGACGGACCTGGACCCTCTGTGCTGCCTCCTGGTGGCGGTGCGCTCGGGACGCTACGAGATCGTCAAGCTGCTGCTGGCCGCCAAAGCGGATGTCAACTGTTACTTTGGCGTGGTGAGCGACACGCTGTTCCCCACGGCGCTGCAGTACTGCCTGAAGGACCAGGTGATGATGAGGCTGCTCCTCAACAACGGATACAAGGTGGAAAGATGCTTTCACTGTCGCCATGACGACGCCTGCCAGGGTACGGATGAGGCGGACGAGAAAATTCCT TTTTGTGACTTCATGAGCTTGTGTTGCCTGGTTCAGCTGGCGGGAGGTGTGGTGCGGACCCTGCTGGACTACGTGGACCACGTGCACATCTGCTCCAAGCTCAGACTCATCCTGGAGAAACAACCCGAGTGGACGCAAATACGTGACATCCTCA GTAGTCCTCGCTCCCTGGGCCACCTGTGCAGGTTGACCATCAGGAGACGTCTGACGCTCAAGAGACTCAACGACACCGaggtcatgaactctgaccttttCCCTCCTGGCCTGAGAAGCTTCATCTTGTACCGCGACCTTGACCTCTACAAGGACAACCACTGA